CGTCGGTCGTCGGCTGACTCCGGTAACTCGTGTGTAAGCGCTCGTGTAGATCACGTTCAGACGGTGGTGTAAATGCCCGGCTAGATCAGCGTGATACCGAATCTTCTCTCCTCGCGGTGAACTTGCAGCATGCCGGTCCGGCCGTGACCGTGCGAACGGCTGAGGCGATGATCGCTCGTTGCTGGGAGACGTTCATCGCCTCCCAGCGGCTCAGCATCTCCTCGGCCGTGCCGATGAAGCTCAGCAGCGGCGATGTGCGCGACATACGGGCCAACTGGGCGCGGGACTTCTCCAACCGCGCGTCGATCGGGGCGCGGGCGGCCATCCACTCCTTACGGCTGATCTCCCGCGCCGCCCACGCCTGGGCCAGCTCCTCCAACTGCTCCTCATCCGCCCGCACCTCCTCGGCCAGGCCGTCATCGTCAGCGCTGCGGGGCGTGTGCTCGCGCCGCCCGCTGATCCGTGCTGAGGCCGGCAGCCGGCGCAACGTCGTCGGGGTCCAGTAACCCCCGGCCGGAGTCGTGATCTCACGCGTGCGGAAGTCCCGGCACACGCTCGACAGCGACTCTCCGGCGAGCATGCGCCGGGCGGCCTCCCGGATCACCTCGGCTTCCTCGTCGATAACCGTGATGCGGTCCTCGGCGTAGCCGTACGGGCGCATCCCGCCGCCGGAGACCTTCCCGGCCTCGGCGCTCTGGCGACGCTGGCGCTTCTGCCGTTCGGCCTTGTGCTCGGCCTCATGCCGAGCGGCGGTCCCGAGCATCCGGGCGATCAGACGCCCGGTCGGGGTGGCCAGGTCGATCTCCCCAGTGACGGTGGCCGGCTCCACGCCGCGTCGGTCGGCCAGGTCGATCACGTCTTCCAACTCGCGAGGGGAGCGGGTCAGCCGGTCCACATGCCAGCAGACGATGGCGTCGATGGTCCCGCCTTCAATGTCGGCCAGCAGACGCTTCCACGCGGGACGCGGGGCTCCCGAGTAGGCGCTGACGTCGTTGTCGGGGTAGACGTCCACGACAGTCCACCCTTTGCGTTCGACCAAGGCTCGGCAATCGGCCTCCTGGCGGGCGACGCCCAACCCTGCACCCTCGCGGTCCTGGCTGATCCGGCAGTAGATCGCGGCTCGTCGCATAGGTCACATAGATACACGTTGGTAGGCACCGGGGTTACGTGCCCTGTGGGCATCGCGCCTGCCGGTGAGTGAACCGGAGATCGTTAACGAGGTCCCGGTGTTGTGGGCGGAGCACAGGGGACTGCCTTCCCGCACGATCGGCAGGGGCGCTGACTGCATCGCGGCGTGAACTCGGCCGGATTCGCGAGCAGCGCCAGCGTCGGGAGGGACGGAGTCGATCTCTCCTACGCGAGGAGCCCGGCCCGTGACCGCAGATCGGGCTCCTTTGAAACAGCGCCGTTGGGATGGCTCAGTCGCGCTTCAGCACTCGCACGTGCGTGCAGCAGATAGTCGATCAACGGGTCAATCCGCCATAGACGCTGGACGAGCTGCGAAAATGGACCGTCATGAGGACGCTCTATCCACCGACCGAGCCGTACGACTCCGGTCTGCTCGACGTCGGCGACGGTAACCAGATCTATTGGGAAGTCTCTGGCAACCCCGACGGCAAGCCCGTGGTCATGGTGCACGGGGGACCCGGTGGCGGCTGCACCCCCAACCACCGCCGCCAGTTCGACCCGCAGGCGTACCGCATCGTGCTGTTCGATCAGCGCAACTGCGGGCGCAGCCGACCACATGCCAGCGACCCGACCGTATCGCTGGAGCACAACACGACGTGGCATCTCGTCGCCGATATGGAGCGGCTGCGTGAGCACCTGGACATCGACCGCTGGATGGTGTTCGGCGGGTCGTGGGGGAGCACGCTGTCGCTCGCGTACGCGCAGGCCCACCCTGACAGGGTTGCTGAACTCGTGCTGCGCGGCATCTTCATGCTGCGGCCCTTCGAGGTCCGGTGGTTCTACCAGGAAGGGGCGTCACTGATCTTCCCTGATGTCTGGGAGAGCTATGTCGCACCGATCCCGGAGGAGGAGCGCAAAGATCTGATCGCCGCGTTCCACGCTCGGCTCAACCATCCGGATCCGGAGGTACGGCTGCCCGCGGCACGCGCATGGAGCGTCTGGGAGGGCTCGACCATCACCCTGCGGCCAGACCCCGAGATCATTGCTGCGCATTCCGACGGTGATTACGCGGTCGCCTTCGCCAGGATCGAAAGCCACTACTTCCTCAACGGCGGGTTCTTCGAGGAGGAGCAGCTCATCCGGGACATCGGCAAGATCCGGCACATTCCCTGCGTCATCGTGCAGGGCCGGTACGACGTGTGTACTCCGGCCAGGACCGCCTGGGATCTTCATCGCGCTTGGCCGGAAGCCGAATTTCACATCGTCGACGATGCGGGGCACGCCTACTCAGAACCCGGCATCCTTGATCGCCTCATCGAGACAACCGATCGCTTCGCCCTTCGCCGGAACTGACGCGATCCGGATCAGCCATGTGCGGCTCCGGCCTCACCGTGGCATTCACGTTCGTGGCCTTCGGCGGCATCGTCTCGGCGACGGCTCCGCCGGAGCAAGATACGGCCTTCTCCCGTAGGCATCTGTGCGGCGTGCGACTGTGCTCGCATGCCGCAGGAATCGGACCGCCGAAAGGCCGTCAAGGTCGTCGGAGTCTGAGGCTCACCGGCCACTTGGCAGTGCACGGCGGCCGGCGTCCTGTGCGTGAGCACCGGCTGAACAGCGATGCGAGCGCCGGCTTTTCAGACACCCTCCAGTGCGCATGAAGCCGGGATCATCCGCAGACTTTCCGGTACGGCAGCGAGGGAACGTAGGTCTTCCACTCCTGCGGGGTCAGCGACCGTCCGGCCCGTGCGCAGACGGCGTTGACGACGGCCCATGCCGCAG
Above is a genomic segment from Streptosporangium album containing:
- the pip gene encoding prolyl aminopeptidase; amino-acid sequence: MRTLYPPTEPYDSGLLDVGDGNQIYWEVSGNPDGKPVVMVHGGPGGGCTPNHRRQFDPQAYRIVLFDQRNCGRSRPHASDPTVSLEHNTTWHLVADMERLREHLDIDRWMVFGGSWGSTLSLAYAQAHPDRVAELVLRGIFMLRPFEVRWFYQEGASLIFPDVWESYVAPIPEEERKDLIAAFHARLNHPDPEVRLPAARAWSVWEGSTITLRPDPEIIAAHSDGDYAVAFARIESHYFLNGGFFEEEQLIRDIGKIRHIPCVIVQGRYDVCTPARTAWDLHRAWPEAEFHIVDDAGHAYSEPGILDRLIETTDRFALRRN
- a CDS encoding recombinase family protein yields the protein MRRAAIYCRISQDREGAGLGVARQEADCRALVERKGWTVVDVYPDNDVSAYSGAPRPAWKRLLADIEGGTIDAIVCWHVDRLTRSPRELEDVIDLADRRGVEPATVTGEIDLATPTGRLIARMLGTAARHEAEHKAERQKRQRRQSAEAGKVSGGGMRPYGYAEDRITVIDEEAEVIREAARRMLAGESLSSVCRDFRTREITTPAGGYWTPTTLRRLPASARISGRREHTPRSADDDGLAEEVRADEEQLEELAQAWAAREISRKEWMAARAPIDARLEKSRAQLARMSRTSPLLSFIGTAEEMLSRWEAMNVSQQRAIIASAVRTVTAGPACCKFTARREDSVSR